One region of Chryseobacterium muglaense genomic DNA includes:
- a CDS encoding GEVED domain-containing protein, translated as MPVPVPFLESFSTGALPTCWTSQNPTTTNNTSIFVKWRFSTSAGYGATGNGGKPAGTFAWVDASTPYDNEHTVELISPQINLTGLTNPYVKFEWFKNHLTSATGTLPPYENNKMKVEVNNGSGWVQIWTDNSNAAEWRTVGVPLATSYVGTTIQLKFTVDKDVANNGYFYDDVLLDEVQVLQAPTCFEPVIALATNIAPTSATLNWAAPLAPAPAPAGGYEYYYSTTNTPPTAATVGTIVPGFSANITPLVSATTYYWWVRSVCSASDKSLWVEGEPFTPGQIGGGTATHSFLPVYSCSGFNYSQQIYTSTEVAGAVGTNNMITSIKFFVSSIGTAQANYNQWVVYMGNTSQNDFPTTTSWIPAGNMTPVFTGTLPAMVTGTWVEIPLAIPFLWDGTSNIVVAVDENSSGTSCTANWGSYTAGANKGLLFYSSITNPDPMNPPGASSRYGVLPKIQFVGTVMPSCTNVPPSNIVVSNITNNSASVSWSAAQNATYVVRYRVLPSGAWQTINVTTPFTNNILLSGLIEQTQYEVEIATICGTQGAFSAPSTFTTPALTYCSSGTASVGNGYISNITMIGTNVATTSNNSGATTYTDFSNDPSKTITLLRNSVNNTLSVGRTITSGTYSTYAWIDFNGDGVFNNNPVTTAGGERIMNFSYSNTTPVNTTFNVPANAYVGTSKIKMRVIVYLSAPADACANLTSNGEVEDYQIKFIDLQPCTTAFPTSIVVGNLTHTTANVSWMPTANATYVIRWRLGTTGAWLPSAAGLTLPVGQSSHIITGLTEQTAYQVQVATICGGIQGAFSPLLNFTTPPVTYCNMNGTGTNDYISNVKMTPVNFPIMENISLQTNYASYTTPATLINLEIGSVGNQISVSKAWAGTTYGDSVHAWIDWNRDGIFTDSEKIMNTPSNTSTPVTATFSVPATGVYTGTNTTTMRVVLKRGSAPVMCQDAVNGEVEDYAVRLKPCNNTTPGTPTFNTITHNSVIINWTPATNNNAFVLEYRPVTNPASAWTTMNLSVLGGNPPVTISALTPATLYEVKVAAICGSGGAGAFTPIQTFTTKCDPTPPNVVISNITSNSAIVTWNPIVPNATYVLRWREVGTTVWNTPALPPPPVNSYVIPNLDSYKTYEVQVASICNGETNPNPWANTQIFTTVRVCEVLPPGFTITQLTPTTAEVVWSAYTGTGATNNYILRYRKVGLPSWTTINVSNNTYTITGLLELTKYEMQVANVCSGGPGNFTPLYYFTTPTVVYCSMHSTNFASEYISKVTATPNGKPQMINISTGTTYSDFTGNATKFIELIQGSTGNQITIDKTQGADSGVAVWIDFNRNGEFDLDERILADGLNSNSTASATFSVPSDAFISMTNSKYVVMRVAMAKGAIPVNCISFDDGEVEDYTVRISKLPIVNSVNQTDILIYPNPVKSVLNVKNISEKANYKIYSAAGRLVSSGLIVNNKIEVSALISGVYVIDIDDKKGNAQRKFIKED; from the coding sequence ATGCCGGTACCGGTCCCTTTTCTAGAGTCTTTCAGCACTGGTGCATTGCCTACCTGCTGGACGAGTCAAAACCCTACAACAACAAATAATACATCCATATTTGTTAAATGGAGATTTAGCACATCTGCTGGTTATGGTGCTACCGGAAATGGCGGAAAGCCTGCAGGAACTTTTGCATGGGTAGATGCAAGTACACCCTATGATAATGAGCATACGGTTGAGCTTATTAGTCCGCAGATTAATTTGACCGGATTGACAAATCCTTATGTGAAATTTGAATGGTTTAAAAACCATCTTACCTCAGCTACGGGAACTCTTCCTCCTTATGAGAACAATAAAATGAAGGTTGAAGTAAATAACGGAAGCGGATGGGTTCAAATTTGGACCGATAATAGCAATGCTGCTGAGTGGAGAACGGTAGGCGTTCCTCTTGCGACAAGTTATGTAGGAACAACTATTCAACTTAAGTTTACAGTCGATAAGGATGTTGCCAACAACGGATACTTTTATGATGATGTACTTTTGGATGAAGTTCAGGTATTACAGGCACCAACCTGTTTTGAACCTGTAATTGCATTGGCGACAAATATTGCTCCTACTTCTGCAACTCTAAACTGGGCAGCCCCATTAGCTCCGGCACCGGCACCAGCTGGAGGCTATGAATATTATTACAGCACAACAAATACGCCTCCAACTGCTGCAACAGTAGGAACTATTGTTCCCGGATTTTCAGCTAATATCACTCCTTTAGTTTCCGCAACTACTTATTATTGGTGGGTTCGTTCGGTATGTTCTGCTTCGGATAAATCATTATGGGTAGAGGGGGAACCTTTTACTCCTGGACAGATTGGTGGTGGTACAGCAACTCATTCATTTTTGCCTGTTTATTCTTGTTCGGGATTTAATTATTCTCAACAAATTTATACATCAACAGAAGTTGCAGGAGCAGTGGGAACGAATAACATGATTACATCCATAAAGTTTTTCGTGTCTAGTATTGGGACAGCTCAAGCAAATTATAATCAGTGGGTAGTATATATGGGAAATACATCTCAAAATGATTTTCCTACTACCACAAGTTGGATTCCTGCCGGAAACATGACTCCTGTTTTTACTGGAACATTACCAGCTATGGTAACCGGAACCTGGGTTGAAATTCCTCTTGCGATACCATTTCTTTGGGATGGAACAAGTAATATAGTAGTAGCGGTGGATGAAAATAGTTCAGGAACGTCTTGTACCGCAAACTGGGGAAGTTATACCGCAGGAGCAAATAAAGGGTTACTTTTTTATAGCTCTATCACTAATCCAGATCCAATGAATCCTCCTGGAGCATCTAGTAGATATGGTGTTTTGCCAAAAATTCAGTTTGTTGGTACTGTTATGCCTTCATGTACTAATGTACCGCCGTCAAATATTGTAGTAAGCAATATTACCAATAATTCGGCTTCTGTATCTTGGTCTGCCGCTCAAAATGCAACTTATGTCGTAAGATATAGAGTTTTACCATCGGGAGCGTGGCAAACCATTAATGTTACAACACCATTTACGAATAATATACTGCTTTCCGGTCTTATTGAGCAAACTCAGTATGAAGTAGAGATTGCTACAATTTGTGGTACTCAGGGTGCTTTTTCTGCACCAAGTACTTTTACTACTCCTGCTCTTACCTACTGTAGTTCTGGAACTGCATCAGTTGGAAACGGATACATCAGTAATATTACCATGATAGGAACCAATGTTGCAACCACATCTAATAATTCTGGAGCCACTACCTATACCGATTTTTCTAATGATCCTTCAAAGACCATTACTTTATTAAGAAATTCGGTTAATAATACGCTGTCGGTGGGAAGAACTATTACTTCAGGTACTTATTCTACCTATGCTTGGATTGATTTTAACGGTGACGGAGTTTTTAATAATAATCCCGTAACTACTGCAGGAGGAGAACGAATCATGAATTTTTCGTATTCTAATACTACACCTGTAAATACAACTTTTAATGTTCCTGCAAATGCTTATGTAGGTACCAGTAAAATCAAAATGCGTGTCATTGTGTATTTAAGCGCACCGGCAGATGCTTGTGCTAATCTTACCAGTAATGGAGAAGTAGAAGATTATCAGATTAAATTTATCGATCTTCAGCCGTGTACTACTGCTTTTCCAACAAGTATTGTTGTGGGGAATCTCACTCATACTACGGCAAATGTATCATGGATGCCGACAGCCAATGCAACATATGTAATCAGATGGAGACTGGGAACAACAGGTGCATGGCTTCCAAGTGCAGCAGGATTAACGCTTCCTGTAGGACAAAGCTCTCATATCATTACTGGTCTTACTGAGCAAACTGCTTATCAGGTGCAAGTGGCAACGATATGTGGTGGAATTCAAGGAGCATTCTCTCCATTGTTAAATTTCACAACGCCACCAGTTACTTACTGTAATATGAATGGAACGGGGACTAATGATTATATTTCTAATGTAAAAATGACGCCTGTGAATTTTCCAATAATGGAGAATATCTCACTTCAAACCAACTATGCTAGTTATACAACACCTGCTACTTTAATTAATCTTGAAATAGGTTCGGTAGGGAATCAAATTTCAGTATCAAAAGCTTGGGCAGGAACGACGTATGGAGATTCGGTACACGCTTGGATTGACTGGAATAGAGATGGAATATTTACAGATAGTGAAAAAATCATGAATACTCCTTCCAATACATCTACTCCTGTTACAGCAACATTTAGTGTTCCGGCAACTGGAGTTTATACAGGGACGAATACCACAACAATGAGAGTCGTTCTGAAGAGAGGAAGTGCACCTGTAATGTGTCAGGATGCTGTGAATGGAGAAGTAGAAGATTATGCTGTAAGATTAAAACCATGCAACAATACTACTCCCGGAACTCCTACTTTTAATACAATCACGCATAATTCGGTTATTATTAACTGGACTCCAGCTACCAATAACAACGCGTTTGTTTTAGAATACAGACCGGTAACAAATCCTGCTTCTGCGTGGACTACGATGAATCTTTCAGTGCTAGGAGGAAATCCGCCAGTAACTATTTCTGCGCTAACTCCTGCTACACTTTATGAAGTGAAAGTTGCAGCAATATGTGGAAGTGGGGGAGCAGGTGCTTTTACTCCAATACAGACATTTACAACAAAATGTGACCCAACCCCTCCGAATGTGGTAATATCTAACATCACATCAAATTCGGCAATAGTAACATGGAATCCGATTGTTCCAAATGCTACTTATGTTTTAAGATGGAGAGAGGTGGGAACTACCGTTTGGAATACCCCAGCATTACCGCCACCACCAGTTAACTCTTATGTGATTCCAAATCTGGATTCTTATAAAACATATGAAGTACAGGTAGCGAGTATTTGTAACGGTGAAACAAATCCTAATCCATGGGCAAATACGCAGATATTTACCACGGTAAGAGTTTGTGAAGTACTTCCTCCCGGATTTACTATTACTCAATTAACCCCTACAACTGCAGAAGTGGTTTGGAGTGCTTATACCGGTACTGGAGCTACTAATAATTACATATTAAGATACAGAAAAGTAGGATTACCAAGCTGGACAACTATTAATGTTAGTAATAATACCTATACAATAACAGGGTTATTAGAATTAACTAAATATGAAATGCAGGTTGCGAATGTTTGTAGTGGAGGACCTGGGAATTTTACCCCTCTTTACTATTTTACGACCCCTACAGTGGTTTACTGCTCAATGCATTCAACTAATTTTGCCTCTGAATATATTTCAAAAGTTACTGCTACACCAAATGGTAAGCCTCAAATGATTAATATTTCTACAGGAACTACATATTCCGATTTCACAGGAAACGCTACAAAATTCATTGAATTAATTCAGGGTTCAACAGGAAATCAAATTACTATTGACAAAACTCAAGGCGCAGATTCTGGAGTAGCTGTCTGGATTGATTTCAACAGAAATGGAGAATTTGACCTTGATGAAAGAATTCTTGCTGATGGGCTTAACTCAAATTCTACTGCAAGTGCAACATTCAGCGTGCCATCTGATGCATTCATCAGTATGACAAACTCTAAATATGTTGTAATGAGAGTAGCTATGGCTAAAGGTGCTATACCAGTTAACTGTATCAGTTTCGATGATGGGGAAGTAGAAGATTATACGGTGAGAATATCAAAGTTACCAATTGTAAATTCGGTTAACCAAACAGATATTCTAATTTATCCAAACCCTGTTAAATCAGTCTTGAACGTTAAAAATATTAGCGAAAAAGCAAACTATAAGATTTATAGTGCTGCTGGAAGACTTGTATCAAGCGGATTAATCGTTAATAATAAAATTGAGGTAAGTGCTCTTATTAGCGGTGTCTATGTTATTGACATTGATGATAAGAAAGGAAATGCGCAGAGAAAATTCATTAAAGAAGATTAA
- a CDS encoding Tex family protein: MTVTEFIHKILNLSDKSINATLKLLSEDCTIPFISRYRKDATGNLDEIQIEQIFKLNKQFEDIVKRKESILKSIEEQDALNPELKTRIEESFDLQELEDLYLPFKKRRKTKADTAKEKGLEPLAKIIMSQKAQDIELLASKYLNDQVSSEEDALQGARDIMAEWINENMYVRKNLRRLFQRKAVVGSKVVKAKKDEEAAQKFSQYFEWEESLNRTPSHRLLAMLRAEAEGFVKINIGIDKGEALDFIENAIIKSKNESSEQIALAIKDSYKRLLEPAISNETLQEAKEKADKKAIEIFSENLSQLLLAPPLGEKRILAIDPGFKSGCKVVCLDEKGDLLHNETIYPHAPQNESGMAMKKIRSMVNAYNIQAISIGNGTASRETEFFIKKIGFDKPLQVFVVSEAGASVYSASKIARDEFPSFDVTVRGAVSIGRRLSDPLAELVKIDAKSIGVGQYQHDVDQTQLKNELDSTVMKCVNSIGINLNTASKSLLSYVSGIGEKMAENIVNYRAENGAFENRKQLKKVPRLGEKAFQQAAAFIRITNGENPLDNSAVHPEAYGIIEKMAKDLSIKTNELVANKEKINLIQPEKYITEDIGILGIKDILKELEKPGLDPRKAAKVFEFHPNVKKITDLKTGMILPGIVNNITAFGCFVDLGIKESGLVHISQLKDGFVSDVNEVVKLHQHVQVRVTEVDEARKRIQLSMVL, translated from the coding sequence ATGACTGTAACAGAATTTATACATAAAATACTCAACCTATCTGATAAAAGCATTAATGCTACTTTAAAATTACTATCTGAAGACTGCACCATTCCGTTTATTTCTCGTTATCGAAAAGATGCAACAGGAAATCTGGACGAAATTCAAATAGAGCAAATTTTTAAACTCAATAAACAGTTTGAAGACATCGTAAAACGCAAGGAAAGCATTTTAAAATCTATTGAAGAGCAAGATGCTTTAAATCCTGAATTAAAAACCAGAATTGAAGAAAGTTTTGATCTTCAGGAATTGGAAGACTTGTATTTACCTTTCAAAAAACGCAGAAAAACCAAAGCTGATACAGCAAAAGAAAAAGGTCTTGAGCCTTTAGCCAAGATCATTATGAGCCAAAAAGCTCAGGATATTGAGCTTCTAGCTTCAAAATATTTGAATGATCAAGTCTCTTCCGAGGAAGACGCTTTGCAAGGTGCAAGAGATATTATGGCAGAATGGATCAACGAGAATATGTACGTTCGTAAAAATCTGCGTCGCCTTTTTCAGCGCAAAGCTGTTGTCGGGTCAAAAGTGGTAAAAGCTAAAAAAGATGAAGAAGCAGCACAAAAATTTTCACAATATTTTGAGTGGGAAGAAAGCCTTAACCGAACTCCTTCTCACAGACTTTTAGCAATGCTTAGAGCAGAAGCTGAAGGCTTTGTGAAAATAAATATCGGAATTGATAAAGGTGAAGCACTTGATTTTATCGAAAATGCAATTATCAAATCTAAAAATGAAAGTTCAGAGCAAATCGCTTTAGCCATCAAAGATTCTTATAAAAGACTTTTAGAACCTGCAATTTCCAACGAAACGCTTCAGGAAGCAAAAGAAAAAGCCGATAAAAAAGCCATCGAAATATTTTCTGAAAACTTAAGTCAGCTTTTATTAGCTCCGCCTTTAGGTGAAAAGAGAATTTTAGCCATCGACCCAGGCTTTAAAAGTGGTTGTAAAGTGGTTTGTTTGGATGAAAAAGGAGATTTGCTACACAATGAAACCATTTATCCGCATGCTCCGCAAAACGAAAGCGGAATGGCAATGAAAAAAATACGTTCGATGGTGAATGCCTACAACATTCAGGCAATTTCTATCGGAAACGGAACTGCAAGTCGTGAAACTGAATTTTTCATTAAAAAAATTGGTTTTGATAAACCATTGCAGGTTTTTGTAGTTTCGGAAGCTGGAGCATCTGTTTATTCTGCAAGTAAAATTGCAAGAGATGAATTTCCGAGTTTTGATGTAACCGTTCGTGGCGCCGTTTCAATCGGACGAAGACTTTCTGATCCGTTGGCTGAATTGGTAAAAATTGATGCTAAATCTATCGGTGTCGGACAATATCAACATGATGTAGACCAAACTCAATTGAAAAACGAACTGGATTCTACCGTAATGAAATGTGTAAACTCTATCGGAATTAATCTGAACACCGCAAGTAAATCATTACTAAGCTACGTTTCCGGAATTGGCGAAAAAATGGCAGAAAATATTGTGAACTATCGTGCTGAAAATGGAGCTTTTGAAAATAGAAAACAGCTAAAAAAAGTTCCGAGATTGGGCGAAAAAGCTTTTCAACAAGCCGCAGCTTTCATTAGAATTACCAATGGCGAAAATCCTTTAGATAATTCGGCAGTACATCCTGAAGCGTATGGAATTATCGAAAAAATGGCAAAAGATTTAAGCATTAAAACCAATGAATTAGTTGCCAATAAAGAGAAAATCAATTTAATTCAACCTGAAAAATATATAACGGAAGACATCGGGATTTTAGGAATAAAAGATATTTTGAAAGAACTAGAAAAACCAGGATTAGACCCAAGAAAAGCAGCCAAAGTTTTTGAATTTCACCCGAATGTAAAAAAGATTACCGACTTAAAAACCGGAATGATTCTTCCCGGAATTGTCAACAATATTACGGCTTTCGGGTGTTTTGTAGATTTAGGAATTAAAGAAAGCGGACTCGTTCATATTTCTCAATTAAAAGACGGTTTCGTTTCTGATGTCAATGAAGTGGTGAAATTACATCAACACGTTCAGGTAAGAGTTACTGAAGTGGATGAAGCGAGAAAGAGAATTCAGCTAAGTATGGTTTTGTAA
- a CDS encoding RDD family protein translates to MKKISELKERKIIRRATRNFDLEGRRIYDEFEYDLPYKVDFFGNEKLRIIAKTIDVIPLFLVFFFYFQQSAILSLIFSIPSVILLGAVLETLFGTTLGKRILKLKVIDDNGNYPIILKSLWRNFLCLVVFYPVFDDYIPMTPNEILGIEHKETNFTMHMNNKLCKTYIVKENQIPEIRKLLNHKIPN, encoded by the coding sequence ATGAAAAAAATTTCAGAACTTAAAGAAAGAAAAATAATCCGGAGAGCGACTCGAAATTTTGATTTGGAAGGCAGACGTATTTATGATGAATTTGAATATGATTTACCTTACAAAGTCGATTTTTTTGGGAATGAAAAATTAAGAATAATAGCAAAAACAATCGATGTGATTCCATTATTTCTAGTTTTCTTCTTTTATTTTCAACAATCTGCTATTCTTTCATTAATTTTTTCAATCCCTTCCGTAATTTTATTAGGAGCTGTTTTAGAAACATTATTCGGAACCACATTAGGCAAAAGGATATTAAAACTGAAAGTAATTGATGACAATGGAAATTATCCTATAATATTAAAATCTCTTTGGAGAAATTTTCTATGTTTAGTTGTCTTTTATCCTGTTTTTGATGATTATATTCCAATGACACCAAATGAAATTTTAGGAATTGAACATAAGGAAACCAACTTTACAATGCACATGAACAATAAATTATGTAAAACTTATATTGTAAAAGAAAATCAAATCCCGGAAATCAGAAAACTGCTCAATCATAAAATACCCAATTAA
- a CDS encoding M20/M25/M40 family metallo-hydrolase, with translation MKINTFFAVPAVVLASQFVNAQSTQKLNPIVESFVNETNNHSQLEDMAFELLDDIGPRLVGTPEMQKSNEWTANKLKSWGIDANLQQFGTWKGWQRGTTHVDMVYPRVKSLSATQLAWSPSTKKAVEAEVIVLPKLSSKAAFDQWLPSVKGKIVLMAQYQKIGRSDEQIKEFATPELYEKLKAEKEQASKDFRDYVKNIGYDNNTLPEALEKAGAAGIAISNWTGIMGANRIFGAKTSKIPMFDIDVEDYGMLYRMAEKGSKPRIKIDAQSKILPDTKIFNTVGMIKGSEKPNEYVILSAHLDSWDGAQGATDNGTGVLTMLETMRILKKYYPNPKRTIVVGLWGSEEQGLNGSRGFVADNPEIIKGTQAVFNQDNGTGRVINIAGQGFVRSYDYIGKWLNAVPKNVRDHIKTDFPGMPGGGGSDHASFVAAGVPGFSLSSLNWGYFGYTWHTTKDTYDKIVFDEVKNNVILTATLAYMASEDPEFTSRERRVMPENDKGEVAKWPELKEPRRDSKDYK, from the coding sequence ATGAAGATAAACACCTTTTTTGCAGTTCCTGCAGTAGTTTTGGCGAGTCAGTTTGTCAATGCACAATCAACTCAGAAATTAAATCCGATTGTTGAAAGTTTTGTCAACGAGACCAATAATCATTCTCAGTTAGAAGACATGGCGTTCGAGTTATTAGACGATATCGGTCCGCGTTTGGTGGGAACTCCGGAAATGCAGAAATCTAATGAATGGACTGCCAATAAATTAAAGTCTTGGGGAATTGATGCCAATTTGCAGCAATTCGGAACCTGGAAAGGTTGGCAAAGAGGAACTACCCATGTAGATATGGTTTATCCGCGTGTAAAATCTCTTTCAGCAACACAATTAGCTTGGAGCCCATCAACTAAAAAAGCAGTTGAAGCAGAAGTAATTGTTCTTCCTAAGCTTTCTTCTAAGGCAGCATTTGACCAATGGCTTCCTTCGGTAAAAGGAAAAATAGTTTTGATGGCTCAATATCAGAAAATCGGTCGTTCAGATGAGCAAATCAAAGAATTTGCAACTCCTGAATTATACGAAAAACTGAAAGCTGAAAAAGAGCAGGCTTCAAAAGACTTCCGCGATTATGTGAAGAATATCGGTTATGATAACAATACACTTCCTGAAGCTTTAGAAAAAGCTGGTGCAGCCGGAATTGCTATTTCAAACTGGACTGGAATTATGGGTGCCAACCGTATTTTCGGAGCTAAAACCTCTAAAATTCCAATGTTTGATATCGATGTAGAAGATTATGGAATGTTGTACAGAATGGCTGAAAAAGGAAGCAAACCGAGAATTAAAATTGATGCTCAATCAAAAATTCTTCCTGATACGAAGATATTTAATACCGTTGGAATGATTAAAGGTTCTGAAAAACCTAATGAATATGTAATTCTTTCTGCCCATTTAGATTCTTGGGATGGTGCTCAAGGCGCTACAGATAATGGAACAGGTGTTTTAACGATGCTTGAAACGATGAGAATCCTTAAAAAATATTATCCAAATCCTAAAAGAACAATCGTTGTCGGACTTTGGGGAAGTGAAGAGCAGGGTTTAAATGGTTCAAGAGGATTTGTTGCCGATAATCCTGAGATCATCAAAGGAACTCAGGCAGTTTTTAATCAAGATAACGGAACCGGAAGAGTGATCAATATTGCAGGCCAAGGTTTTGTAAGATCCTATGATTATATTGGAAAATGGCTGAATGCAGTTCCAAAAAATGTGAGAGATCACATTAAAACAGATTTCCCGGGAATGCCGGGTGGAGGAGGATCTGATCACGCTTCTTTCGTTGCAGCAGGAGTTCCAGGATTTTCTCTAAGTTCGCTAAATTGGGGCTATTTCGGTTACACATGGCACACTACGAAAGATACTTATGATAAAATTGTTTTTGATGAAGTAAAAAACAATGTGATTCTTACCGCTACTTTAGCATACATGGCATCTGAAGATCCTGAATTTACAAGCAGAGAACGAAGAGTAATGCCTGAAAATGATAAAGGGGAAGTAGCAAAATGGCCAGAATTAAAAGAGCCAAGAAGAGATTCTAAGGATTATAAGTAA
- a CDS encoding GLPGLI family protein — translation MKNILLTTILLAGFAVKAQTHRFIYDVEYKKDSTENVTIKENYHLDIESKIVKYYPRDFFIGDSLVTYNLPITDGSKFNTSHIITHQSGSADYDYYDVLENVVLKLPSKNTQNWKLTHEKKKVKDLNMQKATTNWGGRNWTAWFTTDIPFQEGPYKFHGLPGLITELYDDKSNYKFELVKTQKIASPKGNMYIDYMLGSSVVVDEKKYKDSKLKYYDSPVNYLRNATQQTRSNDEFYLNDGTKVGQNNSREVNERLKEKIRKYNNPIELDKAVKYTL, via the coding sequence ATGAAAAATATACTTTTAACAACCATTTTGTTAGCTGGTTTTGCTGTAAAAGCACAGACTCACCGCTTTATCTATGATGTAGAATACAAAAAAGATTCTACAGAAAATGTCACTATTAAAGAAAATTATCATCTCGATATTGAGTCTAAAATTGTAAAATATTATCCGCGTGATTTCTTTATCGGAGATTCTTTAGTAACTTACAATTTACCGATTACGGACGGATCGAAATTTAATACGTCGCATATTATTACTCACCAATCTGGTTCGGCCGACTATGATTATTATGATGTTTTGGAAAATGTTGTTTTAAAACTTCCATCTAAAAATACTCAAAACTGGAAGCTTACCCACGAAAAAAAGAAAGTGAAAGATTTGAATATGCAAAAAGCCACTACAAATTGGGGTGGAAGAAACTGGACGGCGTGGTTTACCACAGATATTCCTTTTCAGGAAGGGCCTTACAAATTTCATGGACTTCCCGGTTTAATTACAGAACTGTATGATGATAAAAGCAATTACAAATTTGAATTGGTAAAAACTCAGAAAATTGCCAGTCCTAAAGGAAATATGTATATCGATTATATGTTAGGAAGCAGTGTTGTTGTAGATGAGAAAAAGTATAAAGATTCTAAATTGAAATATTATGATTCCCCAGTCAATTATTTAAGAAATGCAACCCAGCAAACCCGTTCAAATGATGAATTTTATCTGAATGACGGAACCAAAGTCGGACAAAACAATTCCCGTGAAGTCAATGAAAGATTAAAGGAAAAGATCAGAAAATACAATAACCCGATAGAATTGGATAAAGCGGTAAAATATACACTTTAA
- a CDS encoding carboxypeptidase-like regulatory domain-containing protein: MKHISFLFVLFSAFFSAQKLQVVDAESGKPIANARIILTDQLVYTNEDGFAPVDQDSKDFEISASGFKKENFKNFSSIIKLQPVFKDIEEVKIINVDIKKIIEDLHKNYNKRYFDKPSLYDITFKSKGFNNDSLFFMVIAEAKLWTKSNSYNFKDGFKKNYDEILQIQLNNVKYIKNNPKGVFNVKTNEFEHASMGDYFFSFEVYRLLANMKSKNSKITGRLISEDNENQVIYVKVQSERGVNVSGEITYNKTDKVITLYNLNYQQENFPVYKRTNKDGIEFDYQLGNVNVIFDFYKKNGSYIPASKKITGEKFFISYDGKKDERSFTTEIVYNTFAKSDKKGLDPKVDFNKSIWENVPVKEDKEATILLSKEEQEFINQK; encoded by the coding sequence ATGAAACATATTTCCTTTTTATTTGTTTTATTTTCGGCGTTTTTCTCGGCACAAAAATTACAGGTTGTAGATGCTGAAAGTGGAAAACCAATTGCTAATGCACGAATTATTTTAACCGACCAATTGGTTTATACTAATGAAGATGGCTTTGCCCCTGTAGATCAAGATTCTAAAGATTTTGAAATTTCAGCTTCGGGTTTTAAAAAAGAGAATTTTAAAAATTTCAGTTCAATCATTAAGCTTCAGCCTGTTTTTAAAGATATCGAAGAAGTGAAAATTATTAATGTAGACATCAAAAAGATTATTGAAGATTTGCATAAAAACTATAATAAGCGATATTTTGACAAACCATCACTGTATGATATTACTTTTAAATCTAAAGGTTTTAATAATGATAGCCTGTTTTTTATGGTAATTGCAGAAGCAAAATTGTGGACTAAAAGCAATTCTTACAATTTTAAAGACGGATTTAAGAAGAATTATGATGAAATATTACAGATACAACTCAATAATGTAAAGTATATAAAAAATAACCCGAAAGGTGTTTTTAATGTGAAAACAAACGAGTTTGAACATGCAAGCATGGGTGACTATTTTTTTAGTTTTGAAGTATATCGGTTGTTAGCTAATATGAAGAGTAAAAATTCAAAAATAACCGGTCGCCTAATTTCAGAGGATAACGAGAATCAGGTTATCTATGTAAAAGTGCAATCTGAAAGAGGGGTAAATGTATCGGGGGAAATTACTTATAATAAAACGGATAAAGTAATAACGTTATACAATTTAAATTATCAGCAGGAAAATTTCCCTGTTTATAAAAGAACCAATAAAGACGGGATAGAATTTGATTATCAGCTTGGAAATGTAAACGTAATTTTTGATTTTTATAAAAAGAACGGAAGCTACATCCCTGCGTCTAAAAAAATTACAGGCGAAAAGTTCTTTATAAGCTATGATGGTAAAAAAGACGAAAGAAGTTTTACTACAGAAATAGTCTATAATACTTTTGCAAAATCTGATAAAAAAGGATTAGACCCAAAAGTAGATTTCAATAAAAGTATTTGGGAAAATGTTCCGGTGAAAGAAGATAAAGAAGCAACTATTTTACTTTCAAAAGAAGAACAGGAATTTATTAATCAGAAATAG